TCTGACAGTCATTTAGATTCATctgtgttatatttttttagtttaatgtgTTTGTTGGTTTTTTGTTCTTGATTTGTTTATTTAAGTGTGATCTTAAAGCAGGAATTACAGAGGTTAATTCCTATGTATGAGAGTTAAATTTCCTTCAAATTATAACTTGGTTCTTCGATCACCAAGGGAGATTCAAAGATCACTTGCTTCCGCACCAAGAACTCATCAAGAATTCATCAAGGAATTCTACAAGACTACAGCTAAAGGAGGATGTCGATGGCAAGGTTCAAACTAGAGAAGTTTGATGGATCTACAGATTTCACACTATGGAGAGAGAGTCTGAAAGGTATACTTGTGCATGCACCAAAATGTGGCAAAGGTACTCGGAGATGAAAAGTTGGTGGCTGAGAAGAAGCCAGAGGAAATTGCAGAGATGGAGGAAATTGAAGAAGCCAGAACCAATACTCAAAATCTAATGATCatggaaatcaaagaaaagaatCTACAACTGTGGCTGATAGCATGGAGATGGAAGTTCAGATGGggaattattttctattttagaaaataataatagtatagaGTTGATCCTTGATTCAGGATGCACTTATCATATGTGTCCCCACTAagaatctttctttgattttcaagaaaCCAATAATGGTGGTAGAGTACTAATGGgtaatgatgtttcttgcagGGTTGTTGGGATTGGTGCGGTGGCTTTAAGGCAGTTCAATGGTGAAGTGAAGATTCTGCATAATGTGAGGCACATTCCAGAATTGAGGAGGAATCTGATATCACTTGGAACCTTGGAAGATGAAGGTCATGGCTATAAGTCTTTAATTGTGAGCCTAAGGATCACAAAAGGTTCAATGCTTGTGATGAAAGGAAAGAGAGTATATGGGTTGTATGTACTCAAGGGTGAAACCGTACCTGTGACTGAGGTAGATACAATACAAGGTTTAGAAAGTGATATGCAGCTATGGCATCAAAGACTCGAACATATGAGTGAATAAGGCATGATGGAATTGCACAAGAAGGGGGTCATATTTGAAAAGCTTCAGACATGTGCATTGCCATTCTGTGATACTTGTGTTTATGGCAAGCAACACAAGATCAAGTTTACAGCAGCAACTCACAACACAAAGGCAGTCCTAGAGTATGTGCATGCTGACCTTTGGGGGCCAAGTAGAATCTTAACACATTCAGGTAAACACTACTTCTTATCTATTATTGATGATTTCAGTAGATGTGTTTGGACCTATTTACTTAAGACCAAATATGAGTGTCTAGAACAATTTAAGATATGGAAAGCTCAGGtggaaaacaaaataaatttagaGGTTAAGAATTCATCAATACCGAGTTTGATAGATTGTGTAATGAGCATGGGATAACTAGCCAACTAGGCATaggaaagttatgaattttccaCAAcagaatggagttgttgagcgTATGAATAGAACCCTTTTGAACAAAGTGAGGTGTTTACTTCTTAGTTCGGGGTTGGAAAAGCCTTATTAGGGAGAGACTTTAGCTACTGCTTGTAACCTTGTTAATAGGAGTCCTAATAGAGTCATAGACTTGAAGACACCTTATGACATGTGGTATGGGAAGATACCAAACCTGAAACACTTGAGAGTGTTTGGATGTGCAACATATGTACATCAATCCAATGATAAGCTAGATGCTAGATCTGTCAAAGGCATGTTTCTAGGATATCCTATAGGCACAAAAGGTTATAGAATTTGCATAAACCAGAATGGGAAGCCCAAAGGTGATTATTTCTATAAATGTTGTGTTTAATAAAAATGATTTTCCTCACTTGAAACCCGTGAAGAGCAGTGTGGTATCTGATGTAGATTCATCTGGCAACAGGAAATATTTGGCAGAGTTTGAAATTGAGCTTAAAGGATTTGAACCAATTGAGAAGAATGACAGTACATACACAACTCCAAATGAAACTGAGGAACAACCAGATTTGTCTAACTAGCTACGAGCTTACTAGAGATAGAACCATAAGAGAAATCTATATACCAGCAAAGTTTGCAGAAGCTGATTTGATTGCCTTCTGCTTTGTCAAGAGGCGTAGCTCCTTAGAAGAGCAACATATACATGCATGGTGTGTTTTTTAACTTTTGTGACATGTTGTTGAAGTAGTTTTCTGCACGATTAAGTCCATGAACTTTGTGGATCAATTCATAAGGCAAGTAAGTTGCCTATCACTACGTTTAGGGCCTTTCTCTCTTTAATCTTTATTGTCTCTCCCATTTCACTTTAATTAATATCTACATAAACAAGGTCACTAGCAGATATTacaaaattcaatatttatatgattatatgCATCTTTGACACAACCTCTTACATCCAAAATAATTCTTATCCACAACACAAGTGAAAGACACTTCCGAAAATCCAGGTGCTAGCCGACCACCATTCATTTGATTTGTTTAACTACCAACAAAGAAGTAATAAACATAGACACCTTGCAAAGAAAGATCTGTTTTAGGTTTTCTCAATTCAAAAAAGAGAAAGCTAGTATAGAGGATATTGAGTGGTTAGATTGTTTAAGTATAACACATTAGTTGTGCTTTGTTGTTTTTTGTAAAAAGCTGGTAGTTTGCAATAAAATTCTTACTTGTCGTTCAGGTATTTAGGCATACCTATATGTGATAAAAGACTCTCAAAGGCAGCTGAATGTGAAGATTTAATTGATAAAATAGTTGCTAGAATAAGAGTATGGAGTTCTAGGCATATTTCGTATGCAGGTCGGGCTACGTTGATCAATTCGGTATTAATCTCTATTCACTCTTATTGGGTTCAGATTATAATGTTGCCTAAGAGAGTATTGAAGCAAATAAATGCAATTTGTCATTCTTTTCGTTGGAAAGGGGTGGCTGATTTTAGTGGTTCAGGTTATGTGTCTTGGGATGATTTGTGCAAGCCTTGGAAGGAAGGAGGATTGACTTTGGAGAAGGAGATAATGATATTGATCTTTTTATGAATCTTGTCACTtatagtgaagcacttaatagttcacaatcttcaaaatggttagcaaCTACAGATGATGAGATTGACTccatgggagctagttttattacttGATGGTTTTATATAAATAGGTTGTAAGTGAATTTTAAAAACGAAAAATGGatagattgaaaggtttaaagcacATTTAGTGGtaaaaggctttactcaaagaaaatgtattgattacactgaaactttctcgcCTGTTtctactaaagattcattcaaaattattatggccttagttgcgtattttgatttagaattgcatcaaatggatgttaaaactacTTTTCTTAatacaaaatattatataactatgtttttcttaatacAATATTATTCACTTTAATTAgtgaattttattaatatagaatAGAGTTTAACATCCAAGATAGTTGCAAACAGACTAAAGCCTATCCTCCCTTCTTTGATCTGCCCTACTCAAGCGGCTTTTGTCCCGGGGAGGAATATCCAAGATAACAACGTGATAGTACAGGAGATTATCCACTCTTTTAACAGGAAGACAGGCAAGGAGGGATATTTTGCAATAAAGATTGATCTTGTTAAAGCTTATGATAGGTTAAACTGGGAAGCCATTAATCAAGCTCTTGAGTGGTATGGATTTTCCCAGAAGTTTCCTAATTGGGTCACCCAGTGCATCTCCACTACATCTCTAAATGTGTGCCTTAATGGAGGAATGGTGGACAAGATTATGCCCTCTTGTGGACTTCGCCAAGGGGATCCTCTTTCTCCCTACCTCTTTATCTGTGCAGCTGAAGTTTTATCTAGACTCTTGGAAGATGATCTTGCAAAATGTGTATTTAAGGGTATTAAGTTAAGTAGGGGTGGCCCGGTGCTAACTCACTTATTCTTTGCCGATGATTTAATTTTGGTAGGACGGGCCAATGTGAGTGAAGCTAAAGGTTTCTGGAATTGTTTGGAGtcatttctcatatttttgAGCTTTGGCTTACAATTTTAACTATTGGCTCTTGCAGGACTATAGTtccaggagttgttttagatTCATATGAAGCCTTTAAACATGGATCACACGTCTAAAGAAAAGAATTCACAAGGAGGTGTCTTATTTATCTGTATTTGTTTAAGGCAAACAATTAAGAATtcttaaatatcttatttatttgTGTTTCTTCAAGCCACACAATTAAAAAtccttaaatatatataatttttttaaaaactttcTTAACATTAGTAGTCTTCTCTTTGAGATTGCTTTCTTAACGTAACTTCTATCTAATATAGATATAATATAAGTaagattcataaaaaaaataaaaaatacaaaaaattttactctcaaaaaagaaaaatatacaaaaaatttagagactataaaatttaataaaattcaatttgGCGGCAGTTCTCAAGCAGCCCCTATGCCTGCTAGGAGTGGTGGACCTGATCCTTACATACAATATCTTATTGCCCAGAACTCGTATTTGATTAAAGGTCAGCAAAGCATGAATAATAATTTCAACAACTTTATGGCCTTGCGACATGAGGATGAAAGGATTCAGGTAGATCAACTGAATGAGTTGGTCTAGAGACTAGTGGTGAGCCCAGATGTAGAGAACTTTTTTCACATATCCGACGCAGTACACACCATATCAGTGGCCACCGTCGCCACCACCACCGCCATATTGATGTGGCGTGGTCTTGAGGTAAATTCTCTTCCTCTATGCTTTTTAGTTTCACATTGGAGACAATGTgtatatttagtttgggggagatcttacaaatttttaattagtttttttttgtttgtgttaGTTGTTAAGCCATTATTTTTGTCTATATTACATTACTTTTGCTTGTGGAAAGAATGTTTTAATATGTTGCAATctttttcttctaaaaaaaaaagaagaagtaaaagaagaagagaaaaaatgaatagtaaattaattttagtgtGGATTGCAACAATATAAATCTCTTTTGTGTATTATATTAAGTAGGGATTGGCCGGATAGTTTGTAATGAAACTAAGGTTCTtggaatgtaaaaaaaaaaacttataacaTAGTTGAgcttaaatgattttttcatcttcccTTACTTAAATCTAACATTATAGCCTAATTAAGTCATTTTGATTTTAAAACATTTGTTGTTGATATTAGTAGAGAAGGTTAAATGATGCAAgtatattgaaaaattagtttgTGGATTTGTTTAGATTGAGTTGAGCTTATATGGTGGAGTTCAAATTATTGTGGTTATTTGTGAgtcctattatttattttttattgaactTTGAGGCAGGTGAACTAAAATTCTGATTAAAAATTACAATAGATATTTCATGGGAAACGCAATGTAGTGTATATGGCAATGGTGGCTGTAATATCTGTTAACTCGAAAGGGTATTTCTGTAAATTTTACCATTGagggtatttttgtcattttacatatttatggatttaaatttatatgagatttttttttttgtgaaaatatAATGACTTTTCTTGGCATGTGCTTAATGCTTAATAagtatatatagatattattcTATtgtgttaattattatttaactttgataaatattattatttatgtgggTATAATAATAGTGATATGTGTGATATAATAATGTTGATATTtatcattaattattaattttttatataataatatgggcaaatattattattattattataatagtaTACGTATATTATAGTGATATATTGTACGTATATCACGTACAATATGTGTAAATATATCACGTAAGTAGAAGACCGAATATTGTGGAATGAGAATCGTTCCAgttttaggtggcgtttggttggaaatattgaaataaaatagaatgaaaagaaaacaattttcattccattccttttggttgcattttaaagtattggaatgatgttccaataaaatattttttctactatttttaaaaatgaagGAAAAACTATTccaatgtaataaaataaaaaattcaatgatttctttatcaattttttgttatgattttaaatttatgctgtaaaaaaatttctaaagactcttaattttaataatatttattttatataaaatatatatttgtactatgttttttaactttttctgtaaaaagaatattaagagaaatttttaaaaattatttaaatttaataataggaTATAGTTATTATTTGATGCTGTGGAAATATATTTTGAAGAGTTGGATGTAGAATATTAGGTAGTGTTAATTTGACCTTAAAAAGAGTGTGAAATTTGGCGCCATAGCCAAACAAACACATTTGGCTAAATTGAATCAGTTTTTCTCATAATTAAAGGTAATCTAATCTAAGGGTGAGAAAAGGCAAGCTGCGGATGGCAACCTAATCCAACGGTGGTAATAACACAACTggagagagaaaagaaagaaaggaagcaAAAATGTGAGGAAGAGGCAAAGGAGGAAAGGGAGGAGGCAAGACTAGAGGCATGGCAAGGTTCTCAGGGAGAACATTCAGGGCGGAGACTCAAGGACGAACTCTGTAGGGATTCGGAGGTTGATGGATTTAATCTTTTCTAGTGTTTGTGGTTAATTAATAGTTTCAATTAATGTTGTGATTACAGTCAATGTATTTTAGTATATTGAATTATTATAGTTTCGTTTGTTAATAATCTTCCAATTTTGGGTTGGTGTTTTGAATTTAGAAATTGAAGATGAAAGAATTAATTGGTTTAGTTAATTAATATTGTAAGAAATTGAAGCTTTTTTCAAGTGAATTAATGCATTTAGAGAGTAGTTATATATTATGAGTTGAATAATTCccaattaaagaaaaagaaagaattaattaatatatatttatgtattaatTAAATGTGACTGAAGATTACATGATTAATGTGTTAATTATAGTTGAAGAAAATTACAATGCATGTGTTTAtgagaaaattataataattaattatgttattaGTTGATGTTGTATTGAttgaagttgttgttgttgtggttGTAATAGAAATGAATTGAAACACTTAGAATATGATGTTGTTGTTGGAGTTGTGGTTCTCATTCTCACAGTTGTGATTCAGAAGTTGAAGAAGATTTTGGATATGATTGTCAATATCATTATGATTGTGTTGGTGTTGTGGAGCAAGATTATATGGTGGATCATCGAAGTAGTGTTGCGGTGGATAGTCTGCTTGGTTGAGCTGATTAAAGAAAAGtgtatcatcatcatcttctaaatcttcttcttctaaatgTTGATCTAGAGTAATGTTGAAATATGATTCCCATTCTTCTACTGATAGATTAGGATTAGGATTAGGATTAGGAGGATTggattcatgttgatctattTGATTATCATCATTAATAATATTTGGAGCTGCTGCTGTtactagttgttgttgttgttgttgttgttgttgtgacaGAGAGAGAGGATCATTATTCTTGTTGTCTTCTTCTTTTTGATCTTCTTCTGTTGTTGTAGATGTAGTAAATCTCTTTCGTTTTCTACTctcatcatcttcatcttcatcttcatcttcttctccaTCTCCATTATAGTACAGTTTGCACAAAACACATTCATCAAGAGTagtcttgttgttgttgtttggtTGTTTGTTCATTAATCTATACTCTGTTAGAAGCCAATTAGTTTTGTTGTCGTCATCATCCTTATTAGATGGTTTTCCCATATAAAACTTTAGATGTGTTTCGTAGCCAATTGTGTTGCCTTCAGAGGAGATTATTGGATAACATCTCGAACTTCTGTAGTGTCCGTCTCCAGCTGATCGAGAAGGTCGTTTGTTTCCACCTTCTGATAATTTATGTAGCGGACTAAATAAGTATAAGCAACCCTCATCGAACCTCTGCAATGGATATTTTTCtgcatatataaaaatagttaatatataattaagagccAGCCaagtataataatataataatataaatgatatatagtatatatgctTACGTATGAGTTGCCATGGATTATACAAGTAGACATTATCTTCATCGATGTGCATTGGTAATGAGTGTCCATTAACCTTGTTTTCAAGATAATGAACAATCAGTTCTTCTTCGCTGGGTGCGAACACGTAACCAGGTGGTAGATTCATGCTGTATGATCTCTGTTTAgttctcttctctttctttctcaatttcttttttctACAGCTtgggctatatatatatatacataaaagatatatttccttttttaaatataacgttttttttttttttatatatgaaaaaatatctCAACTGCTTGTGTTGATATTGAGTTAGTTACTCTTTTCTGTTTTACTGTTGTTAACTAACTGCTTGTCTTGATATTGAGTTAGTTATTTCGGTTAGTCTTCTGCAGCTATTTTACAACTGGTTTTGTAACTAACACCAAAAATCTGTCATTTCATGCATTTTTTTCTCAAACCCAATAAATCAACATACCCTTTTCAAACTAAGTCTTGCATATTAAACTTTGTTCAAGATATATAAAGCAAAATGTGCTTAATTAGTTCAAAAACATAActatgaaagaaagaaagaacaaaATGTAGGAGTTGAGTTAAGCTAAGTATGACCATGATGATGAATTGGGGGATAACAAAATCTTGACCTTGATCTTGTTTAGCTCGAACACTACCTGTAATGATGCCACGTCGACGAAGATCAACCCCGAAAAGAAGAGCATCTCCAGCTTTAAGGCCACGTGTATCAACCAATTGGGACCAATTTTTACCAAACAAAATTTCACCATCAGCTCTTAACTTCAACTTAGTCTCAATAATATCATAGCTCTTCCCGTAAACAAGAACCCCAAAATCATCTTCATTCAAGATTTCAATCAAATCCTCTGCTTTTTCCATTATCACTTCTCCAATCTCTCTTGGCATTTCAATTTGATGAAAATGATCACTTCTCAAATCATCCTCGCTCAGTATCTTCATACACAAAAATGGTTTAATTTGAAAACTCACATAATCAAGAAAATCatcatgatcatgatcatgatcatgGGATTGATTAGGATTAGGCAGACGAGGAGTAACTAGAGTTTTGTCATAGTTGTTAGGTTGGATTTTTAATCTGATCAGTCTGAGATTTATTAAGTAAGGGTAACTATGACTATGAGTAGTTTTCATGAGAAGAACATCACCAACTCGAATCCCGCGATCTCTGACAAATGTGTTCCATTCTTGTCCTTCGATTTTGACACCGCCGTCATACATGAACACCGGCCTAACCCTGCGAAACCCTTGGGGCTCGGAAAGTATTGTGTCTCTGATGTAAAGAGTTCCTCTTTGGAACATTGGAATTGCTTTGATCAAAGTTGCTAGTGGAGTTGGGAGGAAGAAGGTGTTTTTGTTCTTCACTACGTTACCAAACAATAATGTTTTGTTCTCCATTGTTCTTGGAGAAAAACTTGACTGTGTTTTTCTGAGAAAGTGAGACAAAAAAAAGAGAGTTGTGTGTTTACGTAGTTTTATATTACCGTTATGTTAGTTATTAATAGGAAAAAAAACAGTTGGGACATCATTTTGTGTTTGATCAAACTTAATATtaagatttttcaaaaaacaaaaaaacaaacataatatTAAGTTTGCTAATTGTCTCTTCACTTGAGCATAGTTTAATTACAATAAATTCAGTTTTAATGAAActcaatattttttaacaaaatcaAACATAATATTAAGATAGTTTGTTGGAGGGaagactcttttattttataggcATGTTAAGTAACTTTTTGAACCATATTTTAAACAtgttaaatttctcaaaaattttcaGAGTATGTTAAGTTATTGCAACATAGACGAccataaaataaattagattattttttttttcatgaatggACCCATTTTGTAAAAGTATATAAATTGTAAAattatgttttaaaaaaaaaaagatgaaacaGAAAAATTATTCATTATACTCACAATATTTGTTTAAGAAAGATTAAAGTAAGTCTCCTATAGGAACTTCAAGGTTAAGGCTTCTTCTTGattatttttgggatttttacaaaaaatactagattttaggttaaagtttacaattttactgttacacagatttttacaaaaatattgtctttttataaaacaacttaaaacacccgtaaaataacaaaactgaacaattaaaaacatcagtagaacaactaaaaaaacaaccgtaaaacaacagtgaaaatttaacacagtacacagtatgaaacttatacaatattttttaaaaaaattctacccacagtataaatgtaaaaaagttgaaaattttaGTATGTAGTTTGAAATCTCTTATTTTGTGCTTTGAAATCTCAAAAGTCTCCTTCCATCAAAAGTTAAATGGAAAAGAAGATgaaaagtattaaaaaaaatcacgaTTCACAATTATGTCACTAATTTTAATAGTGACAAAATGAATAAAAGAATTGTATTATTGatataacaaattaaataatctaCACAAATACAATCAAATTTTCTTAAAACACATTTATGAGATGTGTTTATTTTGGCATCTTTTGTTTAGGCCATGGTGCATTCTATAGGGAAACCTTGGGGAAATCTCTTAGAATCAGTGCAGTAATTGTAGATCAAGTAATTCTTCTGAACCCAGTTGAGCTTTTGTTCACCAGCTGAGTCCAACTCTTGGTTGAGCCATGAATTTGAATTAGCTTGAGAGTTTGATGAAGCACAAGAAGATGAGCCAGAGTTCATAACACAAGCATTATTGGCATTGAAGTTTCTGTATGAGGCTGTGAAGGGAGCCTTGCTCCAATCAGTCTTAACCAAACCACCCCTTGTGGCCCAATCATCAGCATTCCAAAGACTTGAGTGGATTCTCATTGGCTGGTTCTTTGGGTATGGCACACCCTTTGATTCCAAATTCTTGAACTTTCTAATTGGGGTACCATCCACAGAGAAGCTGAAAAACAGAGTAAATGTTTCTATTAAGTCAAGCTTAAAATAGAGTAAAACTAGTCAAGAAGTTTGGAAAGTAAAGGGGTACTTACACAATGTGTTGAGGGTTCCAAAGAATGGAGTATGTGTGGAAATCAGCAGTTGGATCAAACCATAAGTAGAATTGTTGTTCTCTGTTGCCTTTGCCTTGGCTAAACACATTGGTGTGAAGAATGTAAGGATCACCACTGAGATTCCCCAAGAACTCAAAGTCAATCTCATCCCAAGTTAACCCTTTTGATGACAACTGAAAATTCACACGAAAAACATAATAAGAACAAACTCTCTATGAATGATTAAGTTGAAGATTGTGTAGGTTATTGGAGTTTTGCTTACATAATAGGCAGTGACAGTGCCAGCAGAGTTTCCAGCAAcaagcttgatt
This Cannabis sativa cultivar Pink pepper isolate KNU-18-1 chromosome 6, ASM2916894v1, whole genome shotgun sequence DNA region includes the following protein-coding sequences:
- the LOC115725277 gene encoding probable xyloglucan endotransglucosylase/hydrolase protein 23; this encodes MASLSSTNSALLLVTLFVFGSFGVYVSAGDLNQDFKITWGDGRANIVNNGELLTLLLDKGSGSGFESKNEYLFGQIDMQIKLVAGNSAGTVTAYYLSSKGLTWDEIDFEFLGNLSGDPYILHTNVFSQGKGNREQQFYLWFDPTADFHTYSILWNPQHIVFSVDGTPIRKFKNLESKGVPYPKNQPMRIHSSLWNADDWATRGGLVKTDWSKAPFTASYRNFNANNACVMNSGSSSCASSNSQANSNSWLNQELDSAGEQKLNWVQKNYLIYNYCTDSKRFPQGFPIECTMA
- the LOC133039046 gene encoding NAC domain-containing protein 41-like; this encodes MNLPPGYVFAPSEEELIVHYLENKVNGHSLPMHIDEDNVYLYNPWQLIQKYPLQRFDEGCLYLFSPLHKLSEGGNKRPSRSAGDGHYRSSRCYPIISSEGNTIGYETHLKFYMGKPSNKDDDDNKTNWLLTEYRLMNKQPNNNNKTTLDECVLCKLYYNGDGEEDEDEDEDDESRKRKRFTTSTTTEEDQKEEDNKNNDPLSLSQQQQQQQQQLVTAAAPNIINDDNQIDQHESNPPNPNPNPNLSVEEWESYFNITLDQHLEEEDLEDDDDTLFFNQLNQADYPPQHYFDDPPYNLAPQHQHNHNDIDNHIQNLLQLLNHNCENENHNSNNNIIF